The segment GCTATTCCCACAAGATCCGTTAGTATTAATATCTGGAGGTCATTTTTCTCGAAAGAAATTCCCAGAAGGCCTATCAAAGCCGCAAGTATACCAACTATTATTGCAGGTGTGTAGAGTGCAACCACAACTGGGGATACAACGTCAGGAACTATCAATCCTCTTCCCTCCTCATTGTGAAGTTGATTGCAACCCATGAAGCTATGGTGAATGCCATCATGAGTATGGTTGACTCAAGCACTGTGTCGAAACCACGGGTGTAGTAAAGTATCTCATCTATAAGTCCACCAGGGGAGGAATAGATAGAGGTACCGTAGTAGAGTGTTGTGCTCTTTACACCTATTGCTATGGGGGACAGGTAAGCTGTTACCTGCCCTATTTCAGGTGAGAACATTGGGTACTGGGCTTTTACAGTTCCCCTCTCCTGAAGAGGACTGCCTCCCCTGTCGTAGGGTGCCAGTGGGTT is part of the Methanobacterium aggregans genome and harbors:
- a CDS encoding EhaF family protein produces the protein MKSLGQMWNSLANPKSIPRVFAVILSIVLLAGFVIPLSLNDHQLYPKPTPQSQISAQNPLAPYDRGGSPLQERGTVKAQYPMFSPEIGQVTAYLSPIAIGVKSTTLYYGTSIYSSPGGLIDEILYYTRGFDTVLESTILMMAFTIASWVAINFTMRREED